The Apium graveolens cultivar Ventura chromosome 6, ASM990537v1, whole genome shotgun sequence genome contains a region encoding:
- the LOC141667528 gene encoding uncharacterized protein LOC141667528, with protein MDNDNRPELGGLLKTLPPVDFCFMYGSSLHPNNNDKSSMIDYILGVSNPQQWHSENLQLNRDHYASWLMRLGGARLVTGVADGIGVGVHFNPFITCGDKMHKYGVVRLDDLIQDVLEWKTFYLSGRLQKPVRVLVDNLGIEHVNSVNLKSATFAALLLLPSKFIEEDLYTKICSLSYMGDLRMFFAEDKNKVKKIVQGQYNLFQTMYKSYIDDYASKELLRFSSSGKNQVQITQDCGLSATSALVSWLPRFIRSEMGRKLGEKIGHGETGRTTFEVVIGSRQEGAECMQKIMRKKVMVSSGR; from the exons ATGGACAATGACAATAGACCTGAGCTTGGTGGCTTGCTGAAAACTCTTCCTCCTGTAGATTTCTGCTTCATGTATGGCTCTTCTCTCCATCCGAATAACAATGACAAG TCATCCATGATAGATTACATTCTTGGTGTATCAAATCCTCAACAATGGCACTCTGAG AATCTACAACTAAACAGGGACCACTATGCCTCATGGCTGATGCGTCTTGGTGGAGCCAGGCTG GTTACTGGTGTGGCAGATGGCATTGGTGTTGGGGTACACTTCAACCCATTTATAACTTGCGGGGACAAG ATGCACAAATATGGAGTTGTTCGACTGGATGACTTGATTCAGGATGTACTTGAATGGAAAACATTTTACTTGAGTGGTCGATTGCAGAAACCT GTCCGTGTGCTTGTTGATAATCTCGGCATAGAACATGTAAACTCTGTTAACTTGAAGAGTGCCACTTTCGCTGCTCTCCTTCTGTTGCCATCCAAATTTATCGAG GAAGATCTGTATACCAAAATATGCAGCCTTTCATATATGGGTGACTTGCGCATGTTTTTCGCAGAGGATAAAAATAAG GTGAAGAAGATTGTACAAGGGCAATATAATCTATTCCAAACAATGTACAAGTCATATATAGACGACTATGCAAGCAAAGAGCTATTGAGATTCTCGTCATCTGGCAAAAACCAAGTGCAAATAACCCAG GATTGTGGTTTATCTGCAACGTCTGCTCTTGTTTCTTGGCTTCCTCGGTTCATCAGAAGCGAAATGgggagaaagctaggagaaaagaTAGGACATGGCGAGACTG GTCGAACTACATTTGAAGTTGTAATCGGTTCTCGACAAGAGGGTGCTGAATGCATGCAAAAAATCATGCGGAAAAAGGTTATGGTTTCAAGTGGAAGGTAA
- the LOC141665308 gene encoding uncharacterized protein LOC141665308, producing the protein MVGLFVWRLWHRRNKWVWYTVNMFVFGLKMIVFNMLADWRRAREVNVVKQSHSQAHRSWLKPPAGWIKVNVDVACSFQPKEAETLRLKEALSWTKEWRTTKCVFESEAKLLADAVQGTRGASFFDSIVEDCNKLIKYFDEVLLVFIHRSMNQVAYLLARAACSMSGLLEWNTRAPYFITCTLAFEEI; encoded by the exons ATGGTGGGGCTATTTGTATGGAGATTGTGGCACCGGAGAAACAAATGGGTGTGGTACACGGTTAACATGTTTGTGTTTGGCCTCAAAATGATTGTTTTTAACATGCTGGCAGATTGGAGACGAGCAAGAGAAGTGAATGTGGTGAAACAAAGTCATAGTCAGGCACATAGATCGTGGCTTAAACCTCCAGCTGGGTGGATTAAAGTGAATGTTGATGTTGCAT GTAGCTTTCAACCAAAAGAAGCAGAGACGCTTCGCCTTAAGGAGGCTTTATCATGGACCAAGGAGTGGCGAACAACTAAGTGTGTCTTTGAGTCGGAGGCAAAGCTTCTAGCTGATGCAGTTCAAGGGACGAGGGGTGCATCATTCTTTGACTCAATTGTTGAAGATTGTAATAAACTTATTAAATACTTTGATGAAGTGTTACTTGTTTTTATTCATAGATCTATGAATCAGGTGGCTTATTTGTTAGCTAGAGCGGCTTGTTCTATGTCAGGTCTTCTGGAGTGGAATACTAGAGCCCCGTATTTTATTACTTGTACCCTTGCTTTTGAGGAAATTTAA